From Paenibacillus polymyxa, the proteins below share one genomic window:
- a CDS encoding methionine ABC transporter permease, protein MNDMLSIIAQYQSEIWKAIGETFIMVGISIAAAVLLGLPAGTILYLCGKGQKYENRLLFTILNSLVNVIRSFPFLLLVVFMIPFTRLVVGTALGTMAATVPLSVVAIAYYSRLVEQSLLEVPKGVIEAATSMGASTLQLIFKFLYVEARSGLVLGLTTSTISFISYSTVMGIVGGGGVGDFAIRYGYQRFETGLMAFTIVVMIIFVQTIQFTGSTISRRIDKR, encoded by the coding sequence ATGAATGACATGTTGAGCATCATTGCGCAGTATCAGTCAGAGATATGGAAAGCCATCGGGGAGACGTTTATCATGGTGGGGATTTCTATCGCAGCAGCTGTACTGTTAGGGCTTCCGGCAGGAACGATTTTATATTTGTGTGGTAAAGGGCAAAAATATGAAAATCGACTGCTCTTCACCATACTGAACAGTCTGGTCAATGTCATCCGCTCGTTTCCGTTTTTGCTGCTCGTGGTGTTTATGATTCCATTTACACGTTTGGTGGTAGGCACGGCGCTGGGCACGATGGCAGCTACGGTTCCCTTGTCAGTGGTAGCCATCGCCTATTATTCGAGGCTGGTGGAACAATCGTTGCTTGAGGTGCCCAAGGGTGTGATTGAAGCCGCTACGTCTATGGGAGCATCCACCCTCCAGCTTATTTTTAAATTTCTATACGTGGAAGCCCGTTCCGGACTTGTACTGGGTTTGACCACATCCACCATTAGCTTCATTTCCTACTCCACGGTGATGGGCATTGTGGGCGGCGGCGGGGTAGGCGATTTTGCCATTCGCTATGGTTACCAGCGGTTTGAAACAGGCTTGATGGCGTTCACCATCGTCGTTATGATTATTTT